From Actinosynnema mirum DSM 43827, a single genomic window includes:
- a CDS encoding endonuclease/exonuclease/phosphatase family protein produces the protein MRTTPLRAGLAAAAATVVSIASATPVTAAPSQDALIAEVYGGGGNSGAVLTQDFVELANRASAPVAVDGWSVQYLPASASAASQWQVTPLTGSIAPNARYLVAQAKGAGGTTALPTPDATGATAMAAGAGTVALVSGTQPLTCKTAADCAAAPGVKDLVGYGTTAVVREGGPTATLTSTTSAARPQLVDSDDNAADFTAGAPTPVNSKGEGVGQNPDPDPDPDPDPQPGDKRIRDIQGATRISPLLGQKVTGVPGLVTATRATGDRGYWIQDAQPDGDPRTSEGVFVYTGDAAPTVQPGDSVLVGGTIAEYRPGGVEAGNSNQTLTEITAPTTSVLSSGNPLPAPERLAPPAGYLPTASGGSIEQLPLEPDKYALDYFESREGMLVEVVDARVTGPTNNFGETWITTRPQDNPTARGGTVYLGYDQPNPGRLKAKAGSATPPVSDVGDVWSGSTVGNLEYTNFGGYTLATKSVGAHAPGGTKPEVSDATGRHELSVATYNVENLAATNDQAKFDRLAAAVVANLRSPDVVVLEEIQDDNGTANDGTVTASATYQRFTDAIVAKGGPRYQWRQIDPVNNADGGAPGGNIRVGFLFNPGRVSFVDRAGGDATTPVSVVKSRGRAALSVSPGRIEPANEAWDASRKPLVGEFSFLGRTVFVLANHFNSKGGDQAMHGRYQEPVRSSEEQRLKQATLLKGFVDEVKSVDRGANVVLAGDLNDYQFSPVVAKLTEGGQVVDLMSTLPANERYSYVYEGNSQTLDHILLSSNVKRYRYDVVRINAEFADQASDHDPQVVKIRPSTGNQLLDHLVFGLEDLADLFHRP, from the coding sequence TTGAGAACAACCCCGCTCCGCGCCGGTTTAGCCGCCGCAGCCGCCACGGTCGTGTCGATCGCGTCCGCGACACCCGTCACCGCGGCTCCCAGCCAGGACGCGCTCATCGCCGAGGTCTACGGCGGCGGCGGGAACTCCGGCGCGGTGCTGACCCAGGACTTCGTCGAGCTGGCCAACCGCGCCTCCGCGCCGGTCGCCGTCGACGGCTGGAGCGTGCAGTACCTCCCGGCCTCCGCCAGCGCCGCCAGCCAGTGGCAGGTCACCCCGCTCACCGGCTCGATCGCGCCGAACGCCCGCTACCTCGTCGCCCAGGCCAAGGGCGCAGGCGGCACCACGGCGCTGCCCACCCCCGACGCCACCGGCGCCACCGCGATGGCGGCGGGCGCGGGCACGGTCGCGCTGGTCTCCGGCACCCAGCCGCTGACCTGCAAGACCGCCGCCGACTGCGCCGCCGCCCCAGGGGTCAAGGACCTCGTCGGCTACGGCACGACCGCGGTCGTCCGCGAGGGCGGCCCCACGGCCACCCTCACCAGCACCACCTCCGCCGCCCGCCCGCAGCTGGTCGACAGCGACGACAACGCGGCGGACTTCACCGCCGGCGCGCCCACCCCGGTCAACTCCAAGGGCGAGGGCGTCGGCCAGAACCCGGACCCGGACCCGGATCCCGACCCGGACCCGCAGCCCGGTGACAAGCGCATCCGCGACATCCAGGGCGCCACCCGGATCTCGCCGCTGCTGGGCCAGAAGGTCACCGGCGTCCCCGGCCTGGTCACCGCGACCCGCGCCACCGGCGACCGCGGCTACTGGATCCAGGACGCCCAGCCCGACGGCGACCCCCGCACCAGCGAGGGCGTCTTCGTCTACACCGGCGACGCGGCCCCGACCGTGCAGCCCGGCGACTCCGTCCTGGTCGGCGGCACCATCGCCGAGTACCGCCCCGGCGGCGTCGAGGCGGGCAACTCCAACCAGACGCTCACCGAGATCACCGCCCCGACCACGTCGGTGCTCTCCAGCGGCAACCCGCTGCCCGCGCCGGAGAGGCTCGCGCCCCCGGCCGGTTACCTGCCGACCGCCTCGGGCGGCAGCATCGAGCAGCTCCCGCTGGAGCCGGACAAGTACGCCCTGGACTACTTCGAGTCCCGCGAGGGGATGCTCGTCGAGGTCGTCGACGCCCGCGTCACCGGCCCGACCAACAACTTCGGCGAGACCTGGATCACCACCCGGCCCCAGGACAACCCGACCGCGCGCGGCGGCACGGTCTACCTCGGCTACGACCAGCCCAACCCCGGCCGCCTCAAGGCCAAGGCGGGCAGCGCGACCCCGCCGGTGAGCGACGTCGGCGACGTCTGGAGCGGCTCCACCGTCGGCAACCTGGAGTACACCAACTTCGGCGGCTACACCCTGGCCACCAAGTCCGTGGGCGCGCACGCGCCGGGGGGCACCAAGCCCGAGGTGTCCGACGCGACCGGCAGGCACGAGCTGTCGGTGGCGACGTACAACGTCGAGAACCTGGCGGCCACCAACGACCAGGCCAAGTTCGACCGGCTCGCCGCCGCGGTCGTGGCGAACCTGCGCAGCCCGGACGTGGTGGTGCTGGAGGAGATCCAGGACGACAACGGCACCGCCAACGACGGCACGGTCACCGCGAGCGCGACCTACCAGCGGTTCACCGACGCGATCGTCGCCAAGGGCGGCCCGCGCTACCAGTGGCGGCAGATCGACCCGGTGAACAACGCCGACGGCGGCGCTCCCGGCGGCAACATCCGCGTCGGGTTCCTGTTCAACCCCGGCCGGGTGTCCTTCGTGGACCGCGCGGGCGGCGACGCCACCACGCCGGTCTCGGTCGTGAAGAGCCGGGGCCGCGCCGCGCTGTCGGTGTCGCCCGGCCGGATCGAGCCCGCGAACGAGGCGTGGGACGCGAGCCGCAAGCCGCTGGTCGGGGAGTTCTCCTTCCTGGGCCGCACGGTGTTCGTGCTCGCCAACCACTTCAACTCCAAGGGCGGCGACCAGGCCATGCACGGCCGCTACCAGGAGCCGGTCCGCTCGTCCGAGGAGCAGCGCCTCAAGCAGGCGACCCTGCTCAAGGGCTTCGTGGACGAGGTGAAGTCGGTCGACAGGGGCGCGAACGTGGTGCTCGCGGGCGACCTGAACGACTACCAGTTCTCCCCGGTGGTCGCGAAGCTCACCGAGGGCGGCCAGGTGGTCGACCTGATGTCCACGCTGCCCGCGAACGAGCGGTACAGCTACGTGTACGAGGGCAACTCGCAGACCCTCGACCACATCCTGCTCAGCTCCAACGTCAAGCGGTACCGGTACGACGTGGTGCGGATCAACGCCGAGTTCGCCGACCAGGCCAGCGATCACGACCCGCAGGTCGTGAAGATCAGGCCGAGCACCGGCAACCAGCTGCTCGACCACCTCGTGTTCGGGCTGGAGGACCTCGCGGACCTGTTCCACCGCCCCTGA
- a CDS encoding RidA family protein: MAITLVNPDGLPQVEVYRQVAIGAGAKLVFVAGQVARDGDGNRIGEGDLAAQAEQAYLNVGTALAAAGATLGDLAKLTIYVVDWRLDLMPVLMEGVNRAFARLGGSSLAPVTLIGVAALAEPDLLIEIEATAVVE, encoded by the coding sequence ATGGCGATCACGCTGGTGAACCCGGACGGGCTGCCGCAGGTCGAGGTCTACCGGCAGGTGGCGATCGGCGCCGGGGCGAAGCTGGTGTTCGTCGCCGGGCAGGTGGCGCGCGACGGCGACGGCAACCGGATCGGCGAGGGCGACCTGGCCGCGCAGGCCGAGCAGGCCTACCTGAACGTCGGCACCGCGCTCGCCGCCGCGGGCGCGACGCTGGGCGACCTCGCCAAGCTGACGATCTACGTCGTCGACTGGCGGCTCGACCTGATGCCCGTGCTCATGGAGGGCGTCAACCGGGCGTTCGCGCGGCTCGGCGGGAGTTCGCTCGCGCCCGTGACGCTGATCGGCGTCGCCGCGCTGGCCGAGCCGGACCTGCTGATCGAGATCGAGGCCACCGCCGTGGTCGAGTAG
- a CDS encoding TetR/AcrR family transcriptional regulator has product MARQKDPAVRTLLVERAAHMLRVREPITLRSLVAGTGVSTMAVYTHFGNMDGMWMAVRQEGFTRLARRFAEVPVTTDPVADLTALVAAYLGNALEHPDLYRVMFDANFDLEDLKAADATLEHMVQAALRAQDAGRFHAGTTPLDLATQSWAVGHGVVSLVANGPLPRETLAHCPVLLEALFTRTGDEPGRCADSVARGWDPALAG; this is encoded by the coding sequence ATGGCGAGGCAGAAGGACCCGGCGGTCCGCACCCTCCTCGTGGAGCGCGCCGCGCACATGCTGCGCGTCCGCGAGCCGATCACGCTCCGCTCGCTCGTCGCGGGCACCGGGGTGTCCACGATGGCCGTCTACACCCACTTCGGGAACATGGACGGGATGTGGATGGCGGTGCGCCAGGAGGGCTTCACCCGGCTCGCCCGCCGGTTCGCCGAGGTCCCGGTGACCACCGACCCGGTCGCCGACCTGACCGCCCTCGTCGCCGCGTACCTCGGCAACGCGCTGGAGCACCCCGACCTGTACCGGGTCATGTTCGACGCGAACTTCGACCTGGAGGACCTGAAGGCCGCCGACGCCACGCTGGAGCACATGGTCCAGGCGGCCCTGCGCGCCCAGGACGCCGGCCGCTTCCACGCGGGGACCACGCCGCTGGACCTGGCGACCCAGAGCTGGGCGGTGGGGCACGGCGTGGTGTCGCTGGTGGCGAACGGCCCGCTGCCCCGCGAGACCCTCGCGCACTGCCCGGTCCTGCTGGAGGCCCTGTTCACGCGCACCGGCGACGAGCCGGGCCGCTGCGCGGACTCGGTGGCGCGCGGCTGGGACCCGGCGCTGGCCGGATAA
- a CDS encoding methyl-accepting chemotaxis protein produces the protein MKRTRVTPLNLGLGHRLLALSIGTVIATAGVLVVVGAWQSDKFSTAAAGNVAELIQTDTDHVTSGVSTLTRTAGEAIQESVNSSMNVANAELAQRGGLRLDDSSTTSWKAVNQLTQEATDVTLPRAEVSGAWLGQNRDQSTPTPLVDDIRSMVSATVTVFQKMDDKGDLLRVATNVPNKAGERAIGTYIPATAQDGTPNAVAKAINSGTSYRGVAKVVDTWYIAAYDPIKNANGDVIGALYVGIPQDKAIAQLSQAISDTTVGANGRVTVYSTAAADKGRIIASTGGKDVGTTNADAADANGVKYVDEIVSKATSLGEGQVFNAVYQLPGLDGEPAAASPTNVVYYGPYQWAIAVSSYGPDSAGAIEEVEQGRSAMLWAFVVAAVLIAAAAALVSLIWARRMTARLRGLTGALTALSERDLTVQAKVGGNDEIGEMGTALNTAVGELRELMSGISEASRRVEETSRNVSSTGAKLSDSASSAAEQTSNAAEAAAEVTRNVQTVAHSSTEMGSAIAEISRNTQAAAATAHDSVERTRQASDVIAELSAASAEITDVVRTISSIAEQTNLLALNATIEAARAGDAGKGFAVVAGEVKDLAQETARATEDVSRRVEAINSGTTKAIESIAAITTAIDSVNESQSAIAAAVEEQSATTDEVNRSISLASDHSSQIAVRLNQVSSTVESTRDAVRMSADAAEELSGTARQLTDLVGRFTL, from the coding sequence ATGAAGCGCACACGTGTGACCCCGCTCAACCTGGGGCTCGGTCACCGGTTGCTGGCGTTGAGCATCGGCACGGTCATCGCCACCGCCGGTGTTCTCGTGGTGGTCGGTGCCTGGCAGAGCGACAAGTTCAGCACCGCGGCGGCCGGCAACGTAGCCGAGCTGATCCAGACCGACACCGACCACGTCACCTCCGGGGTGAGCACTCTGACCCGCACCGCGGGCGAGGCCATCCAGGAGAGCGTCAACAGCAGCATGAACGTCGCGAACGCCGAGCTGGCGCAGCGCGGCGGTCTGCGCCTCGACGACTCCTCCACCACCTCGTGGAAGGCCGTCAACCAGCTCACGCAGGAGGCCACCGACGTCACCCTGCCCAGGGCCGAGGTCTCCGGGGCCTGGCTGGGCCAGAACCGCGACCAGTCGACCCCGACGCCGCTGGTCGACGACATCCGCTCGATGGTCAGCGCGACCGTCACCGTCTTCCAGAAGATGGACGACAAGGGCGACCTGCTGCGCGTGGCCACCAACGTGCCGAACAAGGCGGGCGAGCGCGCCATCGGCACCTACATCCCCGCCACCGCCCAGGACGGGACGCCGAACGCGGTCGCCAAGGCGATCAACTCGGGCACCTCGTACCGGGGCGTGGCCAAGGTCGTCGACACCTGGTACATCGCGGCCTACGACCCGATCAAGAACGCGAACGGCGACGTCATCGGCGCGCTGTACGTGGGCATCCCGCAGGACAAGGCGATCGCCCAGCTGTCCCAGGCCATCTCGGACACCACCGTGGGCGCCAACGGCCGGGTGACCGTCTACAGCACCGCGGCGGCCGACAAGGGCCGGATCATCGCCTCCACCGGCGGCAAGGACGTCGGCACGACGAACGCGGACGCGGCCGACGCGAACGGCGTCAAGTACGTGGACGAGATCGTCTCCAAGGCCACCTCGCTGGGCGAGGGCCAGGTCTTCAACGCGGTCTACCAGCTGCCCGGCCTCGACGGCGAGCCCGCCGCGGCCTCGCCGACCAACGTCGTCTACTACGGCCCGTACCAGTGGGCCATCGCGGTCTCCTCGTACGGCCCCGACTCGGCGGGCGCGATCGAGGAGGTCGAGCAGGGCCGCAGCGCGATGCTGTGGGCGTTCGTGGTCGCCGCCGTGCTGATCGCCGCCGCCGCCGCGCTGGTGTCGCTGATCTGGGCGCGCCGCATGACGGCCCGCCTGCGCGGCCTGACCGGCGCGCTGACCGCGCTGTCCGAGCGCGACCTGACCGTCCAGGCGAAGGTCGGCGGGAACGACGAGATCGGCGAGATGGGCACCGCGCTCAACACCGCCGTCGGCGAGCTGCGCGAGCTGATGTCCGGCATCTCCGAGGCGTCCAGGCGGGTCGAGGAGACCTCGCGGAACGTGTCGTCGACCGGCGCGAAGCTGTCCGACTCGGCGTCGAGCGCGGCGGAGCAGACCAGCAACGCCGCCGAGGCCGCCGCCGAGGTGACCAGGAACGTGCAGACCGTGGCGCACAGCTCGACCGAGATGGGCTCCGCGATCGCCGAGATCTCCCGCAACACCCAGGCCGCCGCGGCGACCGCGCACGACAGCGTCGAGCGCACCCGCCAGGCGTCGGACGTCATCGCCGAGCTGAGCGCGGCGAGCGCCGAGATCACCGACGTGGTGCGGACGATCAGCAGCATCGCCGAGCAGACCAACCTGCTGGCCCTGAACGCCACCATCGAGGCGGCGCGGGCCGGTGACGCGGGCAAGGGCTTCGCGGTCGTCGCGGGCGAGGTCAAGGATTTGGCGCAGGAGACCGCTCGGGCCACCGAGGACGTGTCGCGCCGGGTCGAGGCGATCAACTCGGGCACGACCAAGGCGATCGAGTCGATCGCGGCGATCACCACGGCGATCGACAGCGTGAACGAGTCGCAGTCGGCGATCGCGGCGGCGGTGGAGGAGCAGTCCGCCACCACCGACGAGGTCAACCGCAGCATCAGCCTGGCGTCGGACCACAGCTCGCAGATCGCGGTGCGGCTGAACCAGGTGAGCTCGACCGTCGAGAGCACCAGGGACGCCGTGCGGATGTCGGCGGACGCGGCCGAGGAGCTGAGCGGCACCGCCCGCCAGCTGACCGACCTGGTCGGGCGCTTCACGCTCTGA
- a CDS encoding methyl-accepting chemotaxis protein — protein sequence MAVKGRALAGAPVGVKILSGVAVAVLGMVVITGVAVGQMTSLRDGQEQLNSEAVVPLAKFDEVRRAYLQTRVDALADEWVATTNGAEHEAFTKDIKAMDAALADLAKSAVTDVQRSSTAELQSAWSEYIKVVASDQFLQLARTGDRAGYVAARDSQVKPQAVRIQNALDALVQDMTTSTAAQLERASDNYATGIWVLVGTLLAAIAVAVGLAVAATRAVTGPLRRLSEVCDALAEGDLTKRTGLTGTDEVSRVGAALDGATAKTAEAISVLSDSARSVVAATGKLTDTAGRISGSSADTASRADAATEAAEHVSDGVQAIATGAEEMSASIQEIARNASHAAQLGSHARSLTEQTGATMAQLGGSSAEIGNVIKVITSIAEQTNLLALNATIEAARAGDAGKGFAVVANEVKDLAQETARATEEISNRVEAIQADSSNAVTAIATIADVINELDGVQATIAAAVEEQAATTAEMSRSVADASGRTTEITGNITGVAGSAAATSDGARTTTETIGELVAVAGDLESVVDRFRY from the coding sequence ATGGCAGTCAAGGGAAGGGCGCTCGCCGGAGCCCCGGTCGGGGTCAAGATCCTCTCCGGGGTCGCGGTGGCCGTGCTGGGCATGGTCGTGATCACCGGCGTCGCGGTGGGGCAGATGACCTCGTTGCGCGACGGTCAGGAGCAGCTCAACAGCGAGGCCGTGGTGCCGCTGGCCAAGTTCGACGAGGTCAGGCGCGCGTACCTCCAGACGCGGGTCGACGCGCTGGCCGACGAGTGGGTCGCCACGACCAACGGCGCCGAGCACGAGGCGTTCACCAAGGACATCAAGGCGATGGACGCCGCCCTCGCCGACCTGGCCAAGAGCGCCGTCACCGACGTGCAGCGCTCGTCCACGGCCGAGCTCCAGTCCGCCTGGTCCGAGTACATCAAGGTGGTCGCCAGCGACCAGTTCCTCCAGCTGGCCCGCACCGGTGACCGCGCCGGGTACGTCGCGGCGCGCGACTCGCAGGTCAAGCCGCAGGCCGTGCGCATCCAGAACGCGCTCGACGCGCTGGTGCAGGACATGACGACGTCGACCGCCGCGCAGCTGGAGCGGGCGAGCGACAACTACGCCACCGGCATCTGGGTGCTGGTCGGCACGCTGCTGGCCGCCATCGCGGTGGCCGTGGGCCTGGCCGTCGCGGCGACCCGCGCCGTGACCGGTCCGCTGCGCAGGCTGAGCGAGGTGTGCGACGCGCTCGCCGAGGGCGACCTGACCAAGCGCACCGGCCTGACCGGCACGGACGAGGTCAGCCGGGTCGGCGCCGCGCTCGACGGCGCGACCGCGAAGACCGCGGAGGCCATCTCGGTGCTGTCCGACAGCGCCCGCTCGGTGGTCGCGGCCACCGGCAAGCTCACCGACACCGCGGGCCGGATCTCCGGCTCGTCGGCGGACACCGCGAGCCGCGCCGACGCGGCGACCGAGGCCGCCGAGCACGTGTCGGACGGCGTGCAGGCCATCGCCACCGGCGCGGAGGAGATGTCCGCGTCCATCCAGGAGATCGCCCGCAACGCCAGCCACGCCGCCCAGCTGGGCAGCCACGCCCGCAGCCTGACCGAGCAGACCGGCGCGACCATGGCGCAGCTCGGCGGGTCGTCGGCGGAGATCGGCAACGTCATCAAGGTGATCACCTCGATCGCCGAGCAGACCAACCTGCTCGCCCTGAACGCCACCATCGAGGCCGCGCGCGCCGGTGACGCGGGCAAGGGCTTCGCCGTCGTCGCGAACGAGGTCAAGGACCTCGCGCAGGAGACCGCCCGCGCCACCGAGGAGATCAGCAACCGGGTCGAGGCCATCCAGGCCGACAGCTCGAACGCGGTGACCGCGATCGCCACGATCGCCGACGTGATCAACGAGCTGGACGGCGTGCAGGCCACCATCGCGGCGGCCGTCGAGGAGCAGGCGGCCACGACCGCCGAGATGAGCCGCAGCGTCGCCGACGCGTCGGGCCGCACCACCGAGATCACCGGCAACATCACCGGCGTCGCGGGCTCGGCCGCCGCGACCTCGGACGGGGCGCGCACGACCACCGAGACCATCGGCGAGCTGGTCGCCGTGGCGGGCGACCTGGAGTCCGTGGTGGACCGCTTCCGCTACTGA
- a CDS encoding iron-siderophore ABC transporter substrate-binding protein, giving the protein MRLRPLVVLLALFATACGGSTDSGADTPSSASGDSAGVVTVDTRFGPVQVEGTPKRVVALGWSDAEAALALGVQPVGVSDWMAFGGKGVGPWAESLYTETPQILGTMELDYEAVAALQPDLILNTRSDNDQAKHDKLSQIAPTIGAPKDVVTYGTTWQQQIEMVGKALGKDAEAKKITEDLNAKFAANKKFDGKSAVVGSYFDGKFGAYVSGDARVDFLKAIGFTPKAEVESLATGTFFVDVSAEQLNLFDADFTVIFPIGADTAPIKQHPVLSGIPSAKDGRMLVMEDKTLVSAFSSGSTLGVAHALDKAVPQFQEILKVG; this is encoded by the coding sequence GTGCGGCTCCGCCCGCTCGTCGTCCTGCTCGCCCTGTTCGCCACCGCCTGCGGCGGTTCGACCGACAGCGGAGCGGACACCCCGTCGTCGGCCTCCGGCGACTCCGCAGGCGTCGTCACGGTCGACACCAGGTTCGGCCCCGTCCAGGTGGAGGGCACCCCGAAGCGCGTCGTCGCGCTCGGCTGGTCCGACGCCGAGGCCGCGCTGGCGCTGGGCGTGCAGCCCGTCGGCGTCAGCGACTGGATGGCCTTCGGCGGCAAGGGCGTCGGCCCGTGGGCCGAGAGCCTGTACACCGAGACGCCCCAGATCCTGGGCACGATGGAGCTGGACTACGAGGCCGTCGCGGCGCTCCAGCCCGACCTCATCCTCAACACCCGGTCCGACAACGACCAGGCCAAGCACGACAAGCTGTCCCAGATCGCGCCCACCATCGGCGCGCCCAAGGACGTCGTCACCTACGGCACCACCTGGCAGCAGCAGATCGAGATGGTCGGCAAGGCGCTGGGCAAGGACGCCGAGGCCAAGAAGATCACCGAGGACCTGAACGCGAAGTTCGCCGCGAACAAGAAGTTCGACGGCAAGAGCGCGGTCGTCGGCTCCTACTTCGACGGCAAGTTCGGCGCGTACGTCAGCGGCGACGCCAGGGTCGACTTCCTCAAGGCCATCGGCTTCACGCCCAAGGCCGAGGTCGAGTCCCTCGCCACCGGCACCTTCTTCGTCGACGTCTCCGCCGAGCAGCTCAACCTGTTCGACGCCGACTTCACCGTGATCTTCCCGATCGGCGCCGACACCGCCCCGATCAAGCAGCACCCCGTGCTGTCGGGCATCCCCTCCGCCAAGGACGGCCGGATGCTGGTCATGGAGGACAAGACGCTGGTCAGCGCCTTCTCCAGCGGCTCGACCCTGGGCGTGGCGCACGCGCTGGACAAGGCCGTCCCGCAGTTCCAGGAGATCCTCAAGGTGGGTTGA
- a CDS encoding DNA polymerase III subunit gamma and tau codes for MALALYRKYRPATFAEVIGQEHVTDPLRIALGAGRVNHAYLFSGPRGCGKTSSARILARSLNCAKGPTPDPCGECNSCVGLAPNGPGSVDVVELDAASHGGVDDTRELREKAFYAPAEAKYRVFIIDEAHMVTTQGFNALLKIVEEPPEHLIFIFATTEPDKVLPTIRSRTHHYPFRLIPPVSMRALLERNCAAEGVAVEPSVFPLVIRAGGGSARDTQSVMDQLLSGAGPEGVRYDRAIALLGVTDVALIDDVVEGLAAGDGSAVFGTVDRLVDAGHDPRRFATDLLDRLRDLVLLCAVPDAGERGLVSAPEDVLAKMIPQAQNIGPATLTRYAEVLHQGLTDMRGATAPRLLLELLCARMLLPSVSDAESAVLQRVERLEKHGVAAGGGNGGGGAPAVESKFQRPSQRQAEPEPAPAQAAPQAVAPPVAATQIAAPPVVAPPAAAQPVAAPAEPTPQPATPQQPAAQARPTAQAAPQQARFQRPSQSPPQPASAAAEPAAPAAAPASGAVDAVEIRRRWPELLGVVKGASRSTEAMLTNATVAEVDGTSVTLTHTSGPLARRLAEQRNAEVIAKAFGQVLGGSWQVRCVQGDAATAQRPQQQSRQARPAPARPSQAESAPAPGHGRQMLEKAMQAQANRSTGRAGDDIPLPPEPDEPDDPLPPEPVDEEEMFAEAARPGEPGEERLDPEAVVLKLLADELGARPLKS; via the coding sequence GTGGCGCTCGCCCTCTACCGCAAGTACCGACCGGCTACCTTCGCCGAGGTCATCGGCCAGGAGCACGTGACCGATCCCCTGCGCATCGCGCTGGGCGCCGGGCGGGTGAACCACGCCTACCTCTTCTCCGGCCCGCGCGGCTGCGGCAAGACCTCCAGCGCGCGCATCCTCGCCAGGTCGCTGAACTGCGCGAAGGGGCCCACCCCCGACCCGTGCGGCGAGTGCAACTCCTGCGTCGGCCTCGCCCCCAACGGGCCCGGCAGCGTCGACGTGGTCGAGCTGGACGCCGCCTCGCACGGTGGTGTGGACGACACCCGCGAGCTCCGGGAGAAGGCGTTCTACGCGCCCGCCGAGGCCAAGTACCGGGTGTTCATCATCGACGAGGCCCACATGGTCACCACGCAGGGCTTCAACGCCCTGCTGAAGATCGTGGAGGAGCCCCCGGAGCACCTGATCTTCATCTTCGCCACCACCGAGCCGGACAAGGTGCTGCCGACGATCCGCTCGCGCACCCACCACTACCCGTTCCGGCTCATCCCCCCGGTCTCGATGCGCGCGCTGCTGGAGCGCAACTGCGCCGCCGAGGGCGTCGCGGTCGAGCCCTCGGTCTTCCCGCTGGTCATCCGCGCGGGCGGCGGCTCCGCCCGCGACACCCAGTCCGTCATGGACCAGTTGCTGTCCGGCGCGGGCCCCGAGGGCGTGCGCTACGACCGGGCCATCGCGCTGCTCGGCGTCACCGACGTCGCGCTGATCGACGACGTGGTCGAGGGGCTCGCCGCCGGTGACGGCTCCGCCGTGTTCGGCACCGTGGACCGGCTCGTCGACGCGGGCCACGACCCGCGCCGCTTCGCCACCGACCTGCTCGACCGGCTGCGCGACCTGGTGCTGCTGTGCGCGGTGCCCGACGCGGGCGAGCGCGGGCTGGTGTCCGCGCCCGAGGACGTGCTGGCCAAGATGATCCCGCAGGCCCAGAACATCGGGCCCGCCACGCTCACCCGGTACGCCGAGGTGCTGCACCAGGGGCTCACCGACATGCGCGGGGCCACCGCGCCCCGGCTGCTCCTGGAGCTGCTCTGCGCGCGGATGCTGCTGCCCTCGGTGTCGGACGCCGAGTCGGCGGTGCTCCAGCGCGTCGAGCGGCTGGAGAAGCACGGCGTCGCGGCGGGCGGCGGCAACGGCGGTGGCGGCGCTCCCGCAGTCGAGTCCAAGTTCCAGCGCCCCTCGCAGCGCCAGGCCGAGCCCGAACCGGCCCCCGCGCAGGCCGCGCCCCAGGCCGTGGCGCCCCCGGTCGCCGCGACGCAGATCGCAGCGCCCCCGGTCGTCGCACCGCCTGCCGCGGCGCAGCCGGTCGCCGCGCCTGCCGAGCCGACCCCGCAGCCCGCCACCCCGCAGCAGCCCGCCGCGCAGGCCCGCCCGACCGCGCAGGCCGCACCGCAGCAGGCCCGGTTCCAGCGGCCCTCCCAGTCGCCTCCGCAACCGGCCTCCGCCGCCGCCGAACCCGCCGCGCCCGCAGCCGCCCCGGCATCCGGCGCCGTCGACGCGGTCGAGATCCGCAGGCGCTGGCCCGAGCTGCTCGGCGTGGTCAAGGGGGCCAGCCGCAGCACCGAGGCCATGCTGACCAACGCCACCGTCGCCGAGGTCGACGGCACGTCGGTCACCCTCACCCACACCTCCGGCCCGCTGGCCCGCAGGCTCGCCGAGCAGCGCAACGCCGAGGTGATCGCCAAGGCGTTCGGCCAGGTCCTCGGCGGCAGCTGGCAGGTCCGCTGCGTCCAGGGCGACGCCGCCACCGCGCAGCGCCCCCAGCAGCAGTCCCGCCAGGCCAGGCCCGCCCCCGCGCGGCCCAGCCAGGCCGAGAGCGCGCCCGCGCCCGGCCACGGCAGGCAGATGCTGGAGAAGGCCATGCAGGCGCAGGCCAACCGGTCGACCGGCCGCGCGGGCGACGACATCCCGCTGCCGCCCGAGCC